A single genomic interval of Cellvibrio sp. PSBB023 harbors:
- a CDS encoding glycosyltransferase family 2 protein, producing the protein MSYCLLIPHYNHERQFLAFLPQLIATGLPLVIVDDGSIEQSRVQVAAAVAQHANAHFFALQRNRGKGSALKAGFYFARSLGFTHAIQIDADGQHDIADIAGFVQQSQAQPEAIICGKPVFDASAPKARVYGRKVTDFWVALETLSLRIKDGLCGFRVYPLAQIENLLDRYFIGNRMDVDTELLVKAVWLNIHLVFINTRVIYPEHNVSHFNYLRDNLLLIKLHSRLMLGMLVRLPMLLWQRLRGQ; encoded by the coding sequence ATGAGTTATTGTTTATTAATTCCCCACTACAACCACGAGCGCCAATTCCTGGCCTTTTTACCGCAGCTGATTGCAACCGGTTTGCCACTGGTGATAGTGGATGATGGCAGCATTGAGCAAAGCCGTGTGCAGGTAGCTGCCGCTGTAGCACAACATGCCAACGCCCATTTTTTTGCATTGCAACGCAATCGCGGTAAAGGCAGCGCACTCAAAGCGGGATTTTATTTTGCGCGCAGTTTGGGTTTTACCCACGCCATCCAAATCGATGCGGACGGTCAGCACGACATTGCCGACATTGCCGGTTTTGTGCAGCAATCCCAAGCGCAGCCCGAAGCGATTATTTGCGGCAAACCGGTGTTTGATGCATCAGCGCCCAAGGCGCGGGTTTACGGGCGCAAAGTGACAGACTTTTGGGTTGCACTGGAAACCCTGTCGCTGCGCATCAAAGATGGCCTGTGTGGCTTTCGCGTTTATCCATTGGCACAAATCGAAAATCTGCTCGATCGCTATTTCATTGGCAACCGCATGGATGTTGATACCGAGCTGCTGGTAAAAGCCGTGTGGTTGAATATTCATTTGGTCTTTATCAACACCAGGGTGATTTACCCGGAACACAATGTGTCGCACTTCAATTACCTGCGCGACAATCTGCTGCTGATTAAATTACACAGCCGCTTGATGCTGGGTATGCTGGTACGTCTGCCCATGTTGTTATGGCAGCGATTGCGAGGCCAATAA
- a CDS encoding beta-ketoacyl-ACP synthase, whose protein sequence is MTRRVAITGAGAISALGHEWKSIRENLLQLKNRVRYMHEWDQYPELQTRLASPVDDFVLPAHYTMKKKRGMGRVAQMAVAATEQALIHAGLFKAPIISSDATGVAYGSATGSSDAAMEFFGLLEHKSMAKLNGTTYLRMMSHSAAVNISVLFGTCGRMYTTSSACTAGSQGIGFAYEAIRSGQQTIMIAGGAEELCPTQAAVFDTVYSASLKNTTPELSPRAFDPQRDGLVLGEGACTLILEDWEHAVARGARILAEVIGFATNCDGNHLVRPNQATMAKVMQKSLLDAQLNPEQIDYISGHGTATLHGDIAESLATQEVMGSNIPFSSLKSYIGHSLGACGSLEAWLGIEMMNENWFSPNLNLDEVDENCGHLDYIRNEVRELRAQYFMSNNFAFGGVNTSLIFKRV, encoded by the coding sequence GTGACAAGACGTGTCGCAATTACCGGCGCCGGTGCTATTTCCGCACTGGGTCACGAGTGGAAATCGATTCGCGAAAATCTGCTGCAATTGAAAAATCGCGTGCGCTATATGCACGAGTGGGATCAATACCCGGAATTGCAAACGCGCCTTGCATCACCTGTGGATGATTTTGTGTTGCCCGCGCATTACACCATGAAAAAAAAGCGCGGCATGGGACGCGTGGCGCAAATGGCAGTTGCCGCCACCGAACAGGCATTAATTCACGCCGGATTATTTAAGGCCCCGATTATCAGCAGCGACGCCACGGGCGTCGCCTATGGTTCCGCCACCGGCAGCAGTGATGCCGCGATGGAATTTTTTGGGCTGCTCGAACACAAATCCATGGCGAAATTAAATGGCACCACCTATTTGCGCATGATGAGCCATTCGGCCGCCGTCAATATCAGCGTGCTCTTCGGCACTTGCGGGCGCATGTACACAACCAGCAGCGCCTGCACTGCTGGCAGTCAAGGTATCGGCTTTGCCTATGAGGCCATTCGCAGCGGCCAGCAAACGATTATGATCGCCGGCGGCGCCGAAGAACTTTGCCCAACGCAGGCCGCTGTCTTCGATACGGTTTACTCCGCCAGTTTAAAAAATACCACGCCGGAATTGTCGCCACGCGCCTTTGATCCGCAGCGCGATGGCTTGGTGTTGGGCGAAGGCGCCTGCACCTTGATTTTGGAAGATTGGGAACACGCCGTTGCGCGCGGTGCCAGAATTCTTGCAGAAGTGATTGGCTTTGCCACCAATTGCGATGGCAACCACCTGGTGCGCCCAAACCAGGCAACCATGGCAAAGGTGATGCAAAAAAGCTTGCTCGATGCGCAATTAAACCCGGAACAAATTGATTACATTTCCGGCCACGGAACTGCAACACTGCACGGCGATATTGCGGAATCGCTCGCTACCCAGGAAGTGATGGGCAGCAACATTCCCTTCAGCAGTTTGAAAAGTTACATCGGCCACAGCCTCGGCGCATGCGGTTCGCTGGAAGCCTGGCTGGGCATAGAAATGATGAATGAAAACTGGTTCTCACCCAATTTAAATTTGGATGAGGTGGACGAAAACTGTGGCCACTTGGATTACATTCGCAATGAAGTGCGCGAATTACGCGCGCAGTATTTTATGAGCAATAATTTTGCGTTTGGCGGAGTCAATACGTCACTGATTTTTAAGCGGGTATAA
- a CDS encoding 3-ketoacyl-ACP reductase FabG2: MSKKRILVTGASRGIGKACALKLGADGFDVCVHYRSGKTEAEAVVAQIIANGGSASLIQFDVCEREKVSETLLADIEAKGAFYGVVCNAGIAADNAFPALTGEQWDSVIHTNLDAFYNVLYPLVMPMIRLRSGGRIVTLSSVSGVIGNRGQTNYSAAKAGIIGATKALAIELAKRNITVNCVAPGVIETDMIEGIYHDEAMKLIPMQRFGKVDDIAATVSFLVSDAAGYITRQVISVNGGMC, from the coding sequence ATGAGTAAAAAACGTATTTTGGTAACCGGCGCCAGTCGTGGTATTGGCAAGGCGTGCGCATTAAAACTGGGTGCCGATGGTTTTGATGTGTGTGTGCACTATCGCTCTGGAAAAACAGAAGCAGAAGCGGTGGTTGCACAGATCATTGCCAACGGCGGCAGCGCCAGTTTGATTCAGTTTGATGTGTGCGAGCGAGAAAAAGTCAGTGAAACCTTGTTGGCTGATATTGAAGCCAAGGGCGCATTTTATGGCGTGGTGTGTAATGCGGGCATAGCTGCGGATAACGCTTTTCCTGCGCTCACGGGCGAGCAATGGGACTCTGTGATTCACACCAATTTGGATGCGTTTTACAACGTGTTGTATCCACTGGTTATGCCGATGATTCGCCTGCGCTCGGGTGGCCGTATTGTCACCCTCTCGTCAGTGTCGGGTGTGATCGGCAACCGCGGCCAAACCAATTACAGTGCCGCCAAAGCGGGCATCATCGGCGCAACCAAAGCCTTGGCAATTGAATTGGCCAAACGCAATATCACCGTTAATTGCGTAGCACCCGGTGTGATTGAAACCGATATGATCGAAGGCATTTATCACGACGAAGCCATGAAATTAATTCCCATGCAGCGCTTCGGTAAAGTGGATGACATAGCCGCTACCGTGAGTTTTTTGGTGTCGGATGCGGCGGGCTATATTACCCGGCAGGTAATTAGTGTGAACGGCGGAATGTGCTAA
- a CDS encoding MMPL family transporter, protein MTQHAYRRWCSAILLLLTLVACFCLWSVSRSGLQIDTNLRSLSPSFSVDLAVNKALNKMSSNAAQQFILVLVHPDEDRVADASEQLREFIENDKGIIRYIDQGALVDSYIAQLKQHPFHILGAQAQTTLAQQDPVAILRLGETNLYGSGGVLRLLPVAQDPFGFANEYAVGLLDRLALNTGDEIQQVKRGNETLFISAHLLQINSDALEMNQQDLALLSINQFIAQLKSQYPDVDIVQSGILFFAADAAQSARADIDTISTGSMIGVLLLVLWIFRGPRALLLPALSIGMGLAFAFSICHYWFGSIHVLTLVFGSSLIGVVVDYALHFYYFHAHHPQSENRLPLYRALFLSLLTSVIGFSALGWSGLAALQQVAIFAALGLVYAWLMVIAVGHYLTKGVKVYDSGLQKIIVGLLQLFGKIPARWLVPFVVLLLAAGFALKQFELPVSDSPRSFFAANPLLIEQEKQVSDWVASHEPASFIVVRGDDTQQVYDRIAAVQAALNSNATLTAAHGPVALLGAQQFFPSPQQQQRNYQLNQTLYAEGGLALSFIQQHELTEISAADLSLNYASQKNYLLDPADFFERDDVALPPLWIQNDDEINAFLLIPKGLDTKQIAAQLETVKGASFFSAMQDSEMSMKVLRQSAMELLLLALLLMALLLLTRYHWKKMLQLIAIPVFAVSASFILLALLNIPLTLFHVMALFLVVGLGMDYVIFIAEMSENSVETLSAVAISSTTNLLSFGLLGLSVLPAVSAFGITLFIGSCLNLLGALILASRQWVSK, encoded by the coding sequence ATGACGCAGCATGCTTATCGGCGCTGGTGCAGTGCCATCCTGTTGTTACTGACATTGGTTGCCTGTTTTTGCTTGTGGTCAGTCAGTCGCAGCGGCCTGCAAATTGATACCAACCTGCGCAGCCTTTCCCCCTCATTTTCAGTGGATCTGGCGGTCAATAAAGCGCTCAATAAAATGTCCTCCAACGCGGCCCAGCAATTCATTCTGGTATTGGTGCACCCGGATGAAGACCGCGTTGCTGATGCCAGTGAACAACTGCGTGAATTCATTGAAAACGATAAAGGCATCATTCGCTATATCGATCAAGGTGCACTGGTCGATAGCTATATTGCCCAACTCAAACAACACCCCTTCCATATCCTCGGTGCACAAGCACAAACAACACTGGCGCAGCAAGATCCTGTTGCCATTTTGCGTTTAGGTGAAACCAATCTCTATGGCAGTGGCGGTGTGTTACGCCTGCTGCCTGTCGCGCAGGACCCTTTCGGTTTTGCCAATGAATATGCCGTTGGTTTATTGGATCGCCTGGCGCTCAATACTGGCGATGAAATACAGCAAGTCAAACGCGGCAATGAAACCCTGTTTATTTCTGCGCACCTGTTGCAAATCAATAGCGATGCGCTGGAAATGAACCAGCAGGATCTGGCGCTGCTCAGCATCAACCAATTTATTGCCCAACTTAAAAGCCAATATCCCGATGTGGACATTGTGCAATCGGGTATTTTATTTTTTGCAGCAGATGCAGCGCAGTCTGCGCGCGCCGATATAGACACCATCAGCACCGGTTCCATGATTGGTGTATTGCTGTTGGTGTTGTGGATATTTCGCGGTCCCCGTGCGCTGTTATTGCCGGCATTGTCGATCGGTATGGGGCTGGCTTTTGCATTTAGCATTTGCCACTACTGGTTTGGTTCCATTCATGTGCTTACGCTGGTATTTGGTTCCAGCCTGATCGGTGTGGTGGTGGATTACGCGCTGCATTTTTACTATTTCCACGCCCATCACCCGCAAAGTGAAAATCGCCTGCCGCTTTATCGCGCTTTATTTTTGAGTTTATTGACCAGCGTGATTGGCTTTAGTGCATTGGGTTGGTCGGGGCTGGCTGCCTTGCAGCAAGTTGCTATTTTCGCCGCGCTCGGGCTGGTTTACGCGTGGTTAATGGTGATTGCGGTTGGCCACTACCTGACCAAAGGGGTAAAAGTTTACGATTCCGGTTTGCAGAAAATTATTGTGGGATTGCTGCAACTATTTGGAAAAATTCCCGCGCGCTGGCTGGTGCCTTTTGTAGTGCTGCTGTTGGCTGCCGGGTTTGCACTGAAGCAGTTTGAATTGCCGGTTAGCGACAGCCCTCGCAGTTTTTTTGCGGCTAATCCGCTGTTGATTGAGCAGGAAAAGCAGGTGAGCGATTGGGTGGCGAGCCACGAGCCAGCCAGTTTTATCGTGGTGCGAGGGGATGATACCCAGCAGGTTTATGATCGCATTGCCGCGGTACAGGCGGCCTTAAATAGTAACGCGACATTAACCGCTGCCCATGGCCCTGTTGCCCTCTTGGGCGCGCAACAATTTTTTCCTTCCCCGCAACAGCAGCAACGCAATTACCAACTTAACCAGACCTTGTACGCAGAGGGCGGGCTCGCACTGTCCTTTATTCAGCAGCATGAACTTACGGAGATATCCGCTGCTGACTTAAGCTTGAACTATGCCAGTCAAAAAAATTATCTGCTGGATCCTGCTGATTTTTTTGAGCGCGATGATGTGGCCTTGCCCCCGCTGTGGATTCAAAATGACGATGAGATCAACGCATTTTTATTGATTCCCAAAGGGTTGGATACCAAGCAGATAGCAGCGCAATTGGAGACAGTGAAAGGCGCCAGTTTTTTCAGTGCCATGCAGGATTCGGAAATGTCCATGAAAGTGTTGCGCCAGTCGGCTATGGAATTGCTGCTGCTGGCGCTACTGCTGATGGCACTGCTACTGCTTACCCGTTATCACTGGAAAAAAATGCTGCAGTTAATTGCTATTCCGGTATTTGCCGTCTCGGCCAGTTTTATCTTATTGGCGCTACTGAATATTCCACTGACGTTGTTTCATGTAATGGCATTATTTTTGGTGGTCGGTTTGGGCATGGACTATGTGATTTTCATTGCAGAAATGTCGGAAAACTCCGTGGAAACTTTATCGGCAGTGGCGATTTCATCCACCACTAATTTGCTGTCCTTTGGTTTATTAGGCTTAAGTGTTTTGCCGGCGGTGAGCGCCTTTGGTATCACCTTGTTTATTGGCAGTTGCCTGAATTTATTGGGCGCCTTGATTCTCGCCAGTCGTCAGTGGGTCAGCAAATAA
- a CDS encoding outer-membrane lipoprotein carrier protein LolA, translating to MKKIILLFLCGLVVPVSALAMAADDVLDGYLPEGCYQAGRYEQQKSIAGMNKLLETQGSFAFACDRGLLWHTAVPLNETLVYQMQGATQLVQADGSRQKLSGTLQRHLGQMLNNLIGGNRLYLQKTFVIAKTDTGIRLTPRKKRMEKFLRTIDITRTSDAVTIRMQHQGDEFTAIRVYQLQQLQNLTAGQCEQLTTDPAHSLASACQQLFTP from the coding sequence ATGAAAAAAATAATATTGCTGTTCTTGTGTGGGCTGGTAGTGCCGGTTAGCGCTTTGGCGATGGCCGCAGATGATGTGCTGGATGGCTATTTACCGGAAGGTTGTTATCAAGCCGGTCGCTATGAACAGCAAAAATCCATCGCCGGTATGAACAAACTGCTGGAGACACAGGGCAGTTTTGCATTTGCCTGCGACAGGGGCTTGCTTTGGCACACGGCAGTACCGCTCAATGAAACCCTGGTTTACCAAATGCAAGGTGCTACGCAATTAGTGCAGGCGGATGGCAGCCGTCAAAAACTCTCCGGCACCTTGCAGCGTCACCTTGGGCAAATGCTCAATAATTTAATTGGTGGCAATCGCCTCTATTTGCAAAAAACCTTTGTGATTGCGAAGACGGACACTGGTATTCGCCTCACTCCACGCAAAAAACGTATGGAAAAGTTTTTACGCACAATTGATATAACGCGCACCAGTGATGCTGTCACTATTCGCATGCAACATCAGGGCGACGAATTCACCGCAATTCGCGTCTATCAGCTGCAGCAGTTGCAGAACCTGACAGCCGGTCAATGTGAACAGCTAACAACCGACCCGGCACATTCGCTTGCATCGGCGTGCCAACAATTATTTACTCCCTGA
- a CDS encoding thioesterase family protein has product MQRRREPSALLSVDTAITVPFFDVDSMNIVWHGHYCKYLEVARCNLLDKLGYNYTDMKQSGFMFPIVDMQIKYIQPLVFEQQVIVTASLIEWEYRLKIHYVIRDALTGAVLSKAHTVQAAVDAETKLLRIGCPDALLDKVKLLAP; this is encoded by the coding sequence ATGCAGCGTCGCCGCGAGCCAAGTGCACTGCTCAGTGTGGATACCGCCATCACTGTGCCGTTTTTTGATGTGGATTCCATGAACATCGTCTGGCACGGGCACTACTGCAAATATTTGGAAGTGGCGCGCTGTAATTTGCTGGATAAACTCGGTTACAACTACACCGATATGAAGCAGTCGGGTTTTATGTTTCCGATTGTGGACATGCAAATCAAATACATCCAGCCGTTAGTGTTTGAACAGCAAGTAATAGTCACCGCGAGTTTGATTGAGTGGGAATATCGCCTGAAAATTCACTATGTGATTCGCGATGCGCTCACCGGTGCCGTGCTCAGTAAAGCCCACACAGTACAAGCCGCCGTGGATGCTGAGACAAAATTGCTGCGTATCGGCTGTCCGGATGCGCTGCTTGATAAAGTGAAACTGCTCGCGCCTTAA
- a CDS encoding acyl carrier protein: MTHTRESLLARITVILQEQFDVEPDSITPAARLREDLDIDSIDAVNLMIELKSITAKKITLENFHQVKTIGDLADAILDFLNQDAQGQAAN, encoded by the coding sequence ATGACCCATACCCGTGAAAGCCTGTTGGCCCGTATCACCGTGATACTGCAAGAACAATTTGATGTAGAGCCCGACTCCATCACGCCTGCGGCGCGTCTGCGCGAAGACCTGGACATCGACAGCATCGACGCGGTGAATTTGATGATTGAATTAAAGTCCATCACCGCCAAAAAAATCACCCTGGAAAATTTCCATCAAGTCAAAACTATCGGCGATCTGGCCGACGCGATCCTGGATTTTTTAAATCAGGATGCCCAAGGTCAGGCCGCCAACTAA
- a CDS encoding 1-acyl-sn-glycerol-3-phosphate acyltransferase — translation MSQLNRCWRLLATAFSFALFGVGALLLALLLAPLIRLLPWSETRRRQLARHSIQRWVWLYVRIMRGLGLFTVEFDGVDALKQPGVLVVANHPTLLDAVLLMAVMPNATFIVKAAMAHNPITCWIVSLAGYIPNDEVGVELVEKAAAALRTGETLMIFPEGTRTQGDTLILKRGAANIALAANCPLLPVMIDCQPMTLRKGEPWYHIPVRAPHFVLRVLPLMRLEALVDRTQPPGLQARALTAALHRGLHHELNSRLHHALQNKP, via the coding sequence ATGAGCCAGCTCAATCGTTGTTGGCGCCTGCTGGCGACAGCATTTTCCTTTGCACTGTTTGGGGTGGGCGCCCTGTTATTAGCGCTCTTGTTGGCGCCGCTGATCCGGCTATTGCCCTGGTCCGAGACGCGTCGGCGCCAGTTAGCCCGCCACTCTATCCAGCGTTGGGTGTGGCTTTATGTGCGTATCATGCGCGGCTTGGGGTTGTTTACGGTCGAGTTTGATGGCGTGGACGCGCTCAAACAGCCGGGTGTTTTAGTCGTCGCCAATCATCCCACGCTGTTGGATGCGGTGTTGTTAATGGCGGTGATGCCCAATGCGACCTTTATTGTCAAAGCCGCTATGGCGCATAACCCTATTACCTGTTGGATTGTGTCCCTCGCCGGTTATATTCCCAATGACGAGGTGGGGGTGGAGCTGGTGGAGAAAGCCGCTGCCGCCCTGCGCACGGGTGAAACCCTGATGATTTTCCCCGAAGGCACGCGCACCCAGGGCGATACACTCATCCTCAAGCGCGGCGCGGCCAATATCGCACTGGCCGCAAACTGCCCGCTCCTGCCGGTGATGATCGACTGCCAGCCCATGACCTTGCGCAAAGGTGAGCCCTGGTATCACATCCCCGTGCGTGCGCCGCATTTTGTCTTGCGTGTATTGCCGCTGATGAGGTTGGAGGCTCTAGTGGACAGGACTCAGCCGCCCGGCCTGCAAGCGCGTGCACTTACCGCGGCGTTGCACAGAGGTTTACACCATGAGCTCAACAGCCGCTTGCACCATGCACTGCAGAACAAGCCTTAA
- a CDS encoding phosphopantetheine-binding protein — MSAQTAAQLEMAELLVEALNLEDIAASEIAPDESLFGDGLGLDSIDALEIALAISQKYGVQMQADDERTRKAFATLASLTEFVQNNSGN; from the coding sequence ATGTCTGCGCAAACCGCTGCCCAATTGGAAATGGCCGAATTACTGGTAGAAGCACTGAATCTGGAAGATATTGCGGCGAGTGAGATAGCACCGGACGAATCCCTGTTCGGCGACGGCCTTGGGCTGGACTCGATTGATGCACTGGAAATCGCCCTGGCCATTTCGCAAAAGTACGGTGTGCAAATGCAAGCCGACGACGAGCGCACCCGCAAAGCCTTTGCCACCCTCGCCTCGCTGACCGAGTTCGTCCAGAACAATAGCGGCAACTAA
- a CDS encoding AMP-binding protein translates to MRTAELEYLPLLERRSDDCFARVSTMLPALGLQPTAVRVDEFIGQVKRLAARLPEAGYTINLCDNRYLFTLGFCAALVRGQTNLLPQNRATATQTLLREQYPDSYVLHDGLDNLIAPCPAFNLNQIDLRGEPECDVPQIPASQLAAIAFTSGSTGQPKANLKPWHTFVTSSRMNAKEMLGSDYHNTLRFALATVPAQHMWGLETSLLLPLFARLCISDQRPLFPLDVANALQQLPAPRLLISTPVHLRALVSSGVTMPETEQLLCATAPLSTELAQATEGCFGGDLIEVYGCSEVGSMARRRTAHGDVWRLFEGLEFAEELTVIRGSHLPQQQPVQDRIETSDGRAFRLLGRSDDMIEIAGKRGSLQEMNKLLLATPGVVDGVVFMPEPGQQTITRPVALVVGNGITKQQLSTRFAAHLDPVFMPRPLLLVDALPREDNGKLPRAKLLAFYQQLRS, encoded by the coding sequence ATGCGCACTGCCGAGTTGGAATACCTGCCGCTGCTGGAACGCCGTAGCGATGATTGTTTTGCCCGGGTCAGCACCATGCTGCCCGCGCTGGGTTTGCAACCGACAGCCGTCCGTGTGGACGAGTTTATCGGGCAGGTAAAACGCCTCGCGGCGCGCTTGCCTGAAGCGGGTTACACCATCAATCTCTGCGATAACCGCTACTTATTCACTCTTGGTTTTTGCGCAGCACTGGTACGCGGGCAGACCAACCTGCTACCACAAAACCGCGCCACCGCCACCCAGACGCTGCTGCGCGAGCAATATCCCGACAGCTATGTGCTGCACGATGGACTGGACAACCTGATCGCCCCCTGCCCAGCGTTCAACCTGAATCAGATAGATTTGCGCGGCGAACCCGAGTGCGATGTTCCGCAGATTCCCGCCAGCCAGCTGGCCGCCATCGCCTTTACTTCCGGCTCCACCGGCCAGCCCAAAGCCAACCTTAAGCCTTGGCATACCTTTGTCACCAGCAGCCGGATGAACGCGAAGGAAATGCTCGGCAGCGATTATCACAATACGCTGCGTTTTGCCTTGGCGACCGTGCCCGCCCAGCATATGTGGGGACTGGAGACGTCTCTGCTACTGCCGTTGTTTGCGCGCCTGTGCATTAGCGATCAGCGTCCACTATTTCCATTGGATGTCGCCAACGCCCTGCAACAATTGCCTGCACCGCGCTTGCTGATCAGCACACCGGTGCACTTGCGCGCCTTGGTATCCAGCGGCGTGACTATGCCGGAAACGGAGCAACTGCTCTGCGCCACCGCACCTTTATCCACCGAGCTGGCGCAGGCAACTGAAGGCTGTTTTGGCGGCGATCTGATTGAGGTTTACGGTTGCAGCGAAGTCGGCTCTATGGCGCGCCGCCGCACGGCGCACGGCGATGTGTGGCGGCTATTTGAAGGATTGGAGTTTGCTGAGGAGTTAACAGTGATTCGCGGCAGTCACTTGCCGCAGCAGCAACCGGTGCAGGATCGCATCGAAACTAGCGATGGCCGCGCTTTCCGCCTGCTCGGGCGCAGCGACGATATGATTGAAATCGCCGGAAAACGCGGCTCGCTACAGGAAATGAACAAACTCTTATTGGCCACACCGGGCGTGGTGGATGGTGTGGTATTTATGCCCGAGCCAGGCCAGCAAACCATCACCCGGCCAGTGGCCTTGGTGGTGGGCAATGGTATTACCAAACAACAACTCAGTACCCGTTTTGCTGCCCATTTGGACCCAGTGTTTATGCCGCGCCCACTGTTACTGGTGGATGCCCTGCCGCGCGAAGATAACGGCAAATTGCCACGTGCGAAGCTGCTGGCGTTTTACCAGCAGTTGCGCAGCTAA
- a CDS encoding NAD(P)/FAD-dependent oxidoreductase: MTQKLSYWDVIIAGGGLAGLGLAKQLKQANSELTIVVVEKQGFPRPRAIAKVGESTVEIGSHYLSHHLGLMQHLKENHLKKFGIRIFFGAPADDFAQQDELGASQTFGIPTYQIDRGDIENHLADEVRALGVTLIDQADILQLDTRVETDSAHDKQLVIRTAAGEQTLISHWLVDTAGRAGLLKNHLNLAAKNEHKSNAIWFRVDRKITLDDWCNSPEWHARCMPEGRRWLSTNHLVGPGYWVWIIPLASGVTSIGIVMDDLAFDAAAISDQTSAMTWLAQHQPRCAVAIGDARFLDFVVLQDYSYDCKQLFSDQRWAVAGEAGVFADPFYSPGSDFIAFANGFICSLIIEERRGQDIRVQTVVYERLLRSIYQNTLSLYTGQYGGFGDRVMMGLKLLWDYSYYWGVLSLLYFRDALCDFERIRPLAGELHKAQQLNQSIQALFRQRAERRLQLPNRGVFMDQYQIPCLQFFNKVLMEDSKLPLADELACNMTKVEQVAEAVRDMLGEMPSLDISAAERELLGDYRLKILGNGG, from the coding sequence ATGACTCAAAAGTTGTCTTATTGGGATGTGATTATCGCCGGCGGCGGTCTGGCCGGTTTGGGTTTGGCCAAGCAGCTAAAACAGGCGAATTCCGAATTGACCATAGTCGTGGTGGAAAAGCAGGGCTTTCCGCGCCCGCGCGCCATTGCCAAAGTCGGCGAATCCACGGTGGAAATTGGTTCTCACTATTTGTCGCATCATTTGGGGTTGATGCAGCACCTCAAGGAAAATCACCTCAAAAAGTTTGGTATCCGTATCTTCTTTGGCGCGCCAGCCGATGACTTTGCCCAACAGGACGAGCTGGGCGCCAGCCAAACCTTTGGTATTCCCACCTACCAAATCGACCGTGGCGATATTGAAAATCACCTCGCCGATGAGGTGCGCGCACTGGGCGTCACCCTGATAGACCAAGCCGATATCCTGCAATTGGATACCAGAGTTGAGACCGATTCCGCGCATGACAAACAACTGGTGATTCGCACCGCCGCTGGCGAGCAAACCCTAATCAGCCACTGGCTGGTGGATACCGCTGGACGCGCCGGTTTGCTAAAAAATCACTTGAATCTCGCCGCCAAAAACGAACACAAATCCAACGCCATCTGGTTTCGAGTGGATCGCAAAATTACCCTAGACGACTGGTGCAATAGTCCCGAATGGCACGCCCGCTGTATGCCCGAAGGGCGCCGCTGGCTGAGCACCAATCACCTGGTGGGACCCGGTTACTGGGTGTGGATTATCCCGCTTGCCTCGGGTGTAACCAGTATCGGCATAGTGATGGATGATCTCGCGTTTGATGCCGCTGCAATTAGCGACCAAACCTCGGCCATGACATGGCTGGCACAGCATCAACCGCGCTGTGCAGTGGCGATTGGCGATGCCAGATTCCTCGATTTTGTGGTGCTGCAGGATTATTCCTACGATTGCAAACAACTGTTCAGCGACCAGCGTTGGGCGGTGGCAGGCGAGGCCGGTGTTTTTGCCGATCCTTTTTACTCGCCCGGCAGCGACTTTATCGCCTTCGCCAACGGATTTATTTGCTCGCTTATCATCGAGGAGCGGCGCGGGCAAGACATCCGCGTGCAAACGGTCGTCTATGAGCGCCTGCTGCGTTCCATCTACCAAAACACCTTGTCGCTCTACACTGGTCAATACGGTGGTTTTGGTGACCGGGTGATGATGGGCTTAAAACTCCTGTGGGATTACAGCTACTACTGGGGCGTGCTCTCGCTGCTGTATTTCCGCGATGCGCTTTGCGACTTTGAACGTATTCGCCCACTGGCGGGCGAGCTGCACAAGGCGCAGCAACTGAATCAATCGATCCAGGCCCTGTTCCGCCAACGTGCCGAGCGCCGCTTGCAGCTGCCTAATCGCGGCGTGTTTATGGATCAATACCAAATCCCCTGCCTGCAGTTTTTTAACAAGGTATTGATGGAAGACTCCAAGCTGCCGTTAGCGGACGAACTTGCGTGCAATATGACGAAAGTCGAACAGGTGGCCGAAGCTGTGCGGGATATGTTGGGGGAAATGCCCAGTCTTGACATTAGCGCTGCCGAGCGCGAGTTGTTGGGTGACTATCGGTTGAAGATATTAGGGAATGGCGGCTGA